The following proteins are encoded in a genomic region of Gossypium hirsutum isolate 1008001.06 chromosome D05, Gossypium_hirsutum_v2.1, whole genome shotgun sequence:
- the LOC107906335 gene encoding protein LIGHT-DEPENDENT SHORT HYPOCOTYLS 4 encodes MSAAVAAAAAAASVSSNTTSSSHHPSNQAPNHGWIPFFQPPAQRAALPALSRYESQKRRDWKAFVEYLKKHRPHLGLSRCTGVHVLEFLDYQFGNTKLHTRNCPFWGNPPDLPSPCSCSCPLDQAWSSLDGVVGRLRVAFEENGGQPETNPFSARVVRLYLTDLRDAQAKARGIAYTF; translated from the coding sequence ATGTCAGCAGCTGTtgccgccgccgccgccgccgcaAGCGTCTCATCTAACACCACTTCTTCTTCTCATCATCCAAGTAACCAGGCGCCGAACCATGGCTGGATACCCTTTTTTCAACCACCGGCACAACGTGCAGCGCTCCCAGCTTTGAGCCGCTACGAATCTCAGAAGCGACGTGACTGGAAGGCGTTTGTAGAGTACCTGAAGAAGCATCGCCCCCACTTGGGTCTCTCCCGCTGCACCGGAGTGCATGTGCTTGAATTCTTGGACTATCAGTTCGGGAATACTAAACTCCACACACGGAACTGTCCTTTTTGGGGCAACCCTCCTGACCTACCATCGCCATGCTCATGCTCTTGCCCTCTCGACCAAGCATGGAGCAGCTTGGATGGTGTGGTAGGGCGCCTCCGTGTAGCTTTTGAGGAGAACGGAGGCCAACCAGAGACCAACCCTTTCAGTGCTCGTGTTGTGAGGCTGTACCTAACGGACCTCAGGGATGCTCAAGCCAAGGCTAGAGGAATTGCTTATACCTTTTGA